A genome region from Festucalex cinctus isolate MCC-2025b chromosome 17, RoL_Fcin_1.0, whole genome shotgun sequence includes the following:
- the cmn gene encoding calymmin yields the protein MSQGYGGGTQNGNKGQMKGALGGNGAKPNALGGAGRKPVKGYSQPYYRAGPGAGVGASHGQGVPQLAKNQAYGGYGMKPMGGYTAGYGSAGMGLGPRYGSGGIKGPKPVYGGARSQNGIGGIPTGYGYPSGGTNYPVKPGYGNGVKPNGYGANRGGYATGVLPNGYGAKPNGHGTVAGGMKGYGARPNGAGAGNGAALGRSGNKLTGFAQMPYAKGPKMPGAPNGKGLKGDVLPPQQPGSPLREGASPRRPIIEGDGLSAPEATSGRLVLVTQDQYQKLPSLVPQGKNYMHSQADSTPAYAVPIFPPGKEPKLGPETSLGPALVKPLAKSVKPPSYDAGQAGGRPVALPQENGGGASISKGQGAKAGKPDCGPGGPNGQWMKIPRPGYGAGADVLNRFGTHPGYGAGGYAGPNHAYGAVYRQGANLGGAGYVKGNSYLGNAGPGDSLKAGYSNGYVAGVQPDYANLGHGVPASDAKSAGGGVQVPYNGVDVLISTGANQPEPEPEPAGLRPNGKQGRVYGGMEGLPYGGQPGMGPEKAKYGIGGLQFGGNPQTGNNGGNGIYGPAADVIPGRYGYGSIPNTGHLLGLVNNGHMAGKYGYGKMPQELQPVGFVPQLKSPGTGQYVPSGPGALPYQSSPLVIGPNMNYGGGGEGKPAGKHVDNLGLLHQGQPLQSASDSRSGSPYESQPGTAENTNVRGDPNLSRASESMANNNYENVGYISGSKLQPEVISLPAVPSPWPLDSAFMPARMDDRNSDLTGAGLAFNHDTARGSEQPDDPEQRPRQLHIQQQLKLHIHPQGSKNDKYDLNGFFGNGGYQG from the exons ATGTCTCAAGGTTATGGAGGTGGAACCCAGAATGGGAACAAAGGCCAGATGAAGG GAGCTCTTGGTGGAAATGGAGCCAAGCCAAATG CGCTGGGGGGTGCTGGACGTAAACCCGTGAAAGGATACAGCCAGCCATACTATAGAGCAG GTCCCGGTGCAGGTGTGGGAGCGTCCCATGGTCAGGGGGTGCCTCAGCTTGCCAAGAACCAGG CGTATGGTGGGTATGGTATGAAACCGATGGGTG gcTACACTGCTGGTTATGGCAGTGCTGGAATGGGCCTTGGACCACGATACGGAAGTGGTGGAATCAAAGGACCCAAGCCAG TTTACGGAGGTGCAAGGTCCCAGAATGGTATTGGCGGCATACCAACCG GTTATGGGTACCCCAGTGGTGGCACTAACTATCCTGTCAAACCAG gCTATGGGAATGGTGTCAAGCCCAATG GATACGGCGCAAACAGAGGAG GCTATGCAACTGGAGTTCTTCCCAATGGATATGGAGCCAAACCTAATG GTCATGGAACCGTAGCTGGTGGCATGAAAGGATATGGAGCCAGACCCAATG GCGCTGGAGCTGGAAATGGTGCAGCACTCGGAAGATCCGGAAATAAACTCACTG GATTTGCCCAGATGCCGTACGCTAAAGGTCCAAAGATGCCAGGTGCCCCAAACGGCAAAGGCCTTAAAGGTGATGTTCTGCCACCTCAGCAACCAGGTTCACCGCTCCGCGAAGGCGCCTCGCCTCGGCGACCAATCATCGAAGGTGACGGGCTGTCGGCGCCTGAGGCCACCAGCGGCCGGCTTGTTCTGGTCACCCAAGACCAGTACCAGAAGCTGCCGTCGCTTGTGCCGCAAGGGAAAAACTACATGCATTCACAGGCTGACTCTACGCCGGCATATGCAGTACCCATTTTCCCTCCGGGCAAAGAACCCAAGCTCGGGCCTGAAACCTCTCTTGGGCCAGCGCTCGTGAAGCCACTGGCCAAAAGTGTTAAGCCCCCATCTTATGATGCTGGACAGGCAGGAGGTAGGCCTGTAGCCCTTCCTCAAG AGAATGGGGGCGGAGCTTCAATATCCAAGGGACAGGGAGCTAAAGCAGGGAAACCTG ACTGTGGCCCAGGGGGTCCGAATGGGCAGTGGATGAAAATACCTAGACCAG GTTACGGCGCAGGAGCAGatgttctaaacagatttggcACCCACCCCG GTTATGGAGCTGGAGGCTATGCTGGACCTAATCATGCATATGGAGCCG TTTATAGACAAGGAGCCAACCTTGGAGGAGCTGGCTACGTTAAGGGAAACTCTTACCTGG GAAATGCAGGTCCTGGTGACAGTTTGAAAGCAG gcTATTCAAATGGATATGTTGCTGGTGTCCAGCCTGACTATGCGA ATCTTGGTCACGGTGTTCCGGCAAGTGATGCTAAATCAG CAGGTGGCGGTGTGCAGGTGCCTTACAATGGAGTGGATG TGTTGATTTCTACAGGTGCAAATCAGCCGGAGCCGGAGCCAGAGCCAGCTGGTCTCAGACCAAATGGAAAACAAGGCCGGGTCTACGGCG GAATGGAGGGCTTACCTTACGGGGGTCAGCCTGGGATGGGTCCTGAGAAAGCAAAGTATG GAATTGGTGGATTGCAGTTTGGTGGCAACCCTCAGACAGGAAATAATGGAG GCAATGGCATCTATGGACCCGCTGCTGATGTGATTCCAGGAAGATATG GCTATGGCAGTATCCCAAATACTGGCCACCTTCTAGGTCTTGTTAATAATGGACACATGGCTGGAAAATATG GTTATGGAAAAATGCCCCAAGAATTGCAACCTGTTGGGTTTGTTCCTCAGCTCAAGTCTCCTGGCACTGGACAATATG TACCATCAGGTCCAGGGGCCTTACCGTATCAGTCAAGTCCACTTGTAATTGGACCAAATATGAACTATG gtggtggtggtgaaggGAAGCCTGCTGGGAAacatg TGGATAACTTGGGACTACTCCACCAGGGCCAGCCTCTCCAATCCGCTTCTGACAGCCGATCAG GGTCACCTTATGAATCCCAGCCAGGTACAGCTGAGAATACCAACG TGAGAGGCGATCCGAATCTGTCACGAGCGAGTGAGAGCATGGCGAATAATAACTATG AAAATGTTGGTTACATAAGTGGAAGCAAGCTGCAGCCAGAAG TTATTTCACTCCCCGCAGTGCCCTCTCCCTGGCCGCTAGACTCCGCCTTCATGCCAGCGAGAATGGACGACCGCAATTCCGACCTCACGGGCGCCGGCCTCGCGTTCAATCACGACACGGCCCGAGGGTCGGAGCAGCCGGACGACCCGGAGCAGAGGCCGCGGCAGCTTCACATCCAGCAGCAGCTCAAACTGCATATTCACCCTCAAG GATCAAAGAATGATAAATATGACTTGAATGGATTCTTTGGAAATGGTGGCTACCAAG GTTAA
- the LOC144005164 gene encoding transforming growth factor beta-1-induced transcript 1 protein-like isoform X2, protein MEDLDALLADLESTGSPLARCPVLLTSDPPTHADPATQNPTEVRPPPPAYTPQQTVSAAMKSSQNSKPDKLYSTVCKSRSPRSADPPTLSPPAFSSSSLLGGGLSELDHLLQELNATQFNITDEILAQFPTSKDDKMKDKDSNISNSAKPSATSATLELDKLMASLSDFRVQSTPTLPVSPVITTTTPSTAAVAQQQQQPAVPSQASSGGSLDSMLGLLQSDLSRQGVQTSSKGNCSACQKPVVGQVVTALGKVWHPEHFVCTQCETELGSRNFFEKDGRPYCESDYFTLFSPHCAHCNKPILNKMVTALDKNWHPECFCCVKCSSTFGEEGFHDREGHQYCQQCFLTLFASRCQGCSQPILENYISALNSLWHPQCFVCRECYSPFVNGSFFEHEGKPLCEAHYHQSRGSVCQACQQPILGRCVTAMGAKFHPHHLVCHFCLKPLSKGCFKEQENKPYCHPCFIKLFG, encoded by the exons ATGGAGGATTTGG ACGCCCTCCTCGCCGATTTGGAGAGCACCGGCTCCCCTCTGGCTCGTTGCCCGGTGCTCCTTACGTCAGATCCGCCGACACACGCCGATCCGGCCACGCAGAACCCGACCGAGGTTCGCCCGCCGCCACCCGCCTACACCCCACAGCAG ACGGTTTCTGCAGCCATGAAGTCGTCCCAGAATTCCAAACCAGATAAACTATACAG CACTGTGTGTAAATCACGCTCTCCCCGCTCAGCTGATCCCCCGACTCTTTCTCCCCcggccttctcctcctcctcgctgctCGGAGGAGGTCTGAGTGAACTGGACCATCTGTTACAGGAGCTCAACGCCACCCAGTTCAACATCACAG ATGAGATCCTGGCCCAGTTCCCCACTTCTAAAGATGACAAGATGAAGGACAAGGACTCCAACATCTCTAA CTCTGCAAAGCCTTCAGCAACATCCGCCACGCTGGAGTTGGACAAACTGATGGCATCTCTCTCTGACTTCCGTGTCCAAAGCACA CCGACTCTGCCTGTCAGCCCAGTGATCACGACAACAACACCATCAACCGCAGCGGTcgcacaacagcagcagcaaccgGCGGTCCCTTCACAGGCATCTTCGGGGGGCTCGTTGGACAGCATGCTGGGGCTCCTCCAATCCGACCTGAGCCGACAAGGGGTCCAAACGTCCTCCAAAGGGAACTGTTCGGCCTGTCAGAAGCCGGTCGTGGGTCAG GTGGTGACGGCGCTGGGCAAGGTGTGGCACCCCGAGCACTTTGTGTGCACGCAATGCGAGACAGAGTTGGGCAGCCGCAACTTCTTCGAGAAGGACGGGCGGCCGTACTGCGAATCGGACTACTTCACACTCTTCTCCCCTCACTGCGCGCACTGCAACAAGCCCATATTAAAT AAAATGGTGACTGCCTTGGACAAGAACTGGCACCCTGAGTGTTTCTGCTGCGTCAAGTGCAGCAGCACGTTTGGCGAGGAAG GCTTCCACGACCGCGAGGGCCATCAGTACTGCCAGCAGTGCTTCCTGACTTTGTTTGCCTCCCGATGTCAAGGCTGCAGCCAGCCCATCCTGGAAAACTACATCTCGGCCCTCAACTCCCTGTGGCACCCGCAGTGCTTCGTCTGCAGG GAGTGTTACAGCCCCTTCGTCAACGGCAGCTTCTTCGAGCACGAGGGCAAGCCGCTGTGCGAGGCCCACTACCACCAGTCGCGGGGCAGCGTGTGCCAGGCGTGCCAGCAGCCCATCCTTGGCCGCTGCGTCACCGCCATGGGGGCCAAGTTCCACCCCCATCACCTGGTGTGCCACTTCTGCCTCAAGCCGCTGAGCAAAGGCTGCTTCAAGGAGCAGGAGAACAAGCCCTACTGCCACCCGTGCTTCATCAAGCTCTTCGGCTGA
- the patl2 gene encoding protein PAT1 homolog 2 has protein sequence MSDSERTKLAEEVEESQQLQWPENGTDWSDDEAETSMDCGLLQVMAEEDEEINIHNEETFGMDVDVHLTPNGPNSTLLQFGDLPPRPPTPPSPDPKPPSSHRSPSPPIRLPYYVQRNRGRGQRRGLARGYIFEDPAVMRIVEGQPTLKSLDSAIVDCGNVMFHHTFEDLTEPSYRKTRRVSSSILQDSAIVCVIEGHGGRGQHLNSNFLDHTSSFGDRRGGEPWGPYSRRQFGPRGPLQVPMLPGLPFSRQPLTQRQHFNQTGGFGYPTNLSCPSTPRPLTPKMMQLRFGPNSPRPSPFYSPSSYPVQHLRYPGPVTQLHPQHKRVLNQKQRPFQRKVDGWDPYCNLMTAKEKEWIIRLQMIQLQSENPYLEDYYYQEYYRRVEAKMAEEELGIRSKREPPKLTTPYITKTDAYTPVVHIEGSLGQVAVSTCYSPRRAIGVVHVVQAQCPHEEEKDTRRQRLELLSEIERLFIVLLEVEESDRVKTAVLSEPDERKSTKNQRKVEQIYCRMQHHDALNSEGEFLPFLVISKGKTLLARLLPFLMHDCAINILRIVTSNLPTLMSRDTEESLPVLYLPLRNVIGGLTFSQLIAILRVLTSSETLSTNECLSLVCQNKFGLSLLYALLSHGEKLLSSGVPLEPSIGDFETWTDTIFQVAGQLSQCSLVEPLLLPSNLLTLFCRYLDKRTVHQLKSNMESATGGLALPS, from the exons ATGAGTGATTCAGAGCGAACGAAa TTGGCTGAAGAAGTGGAAGAGTCCCAGCAGCTTCAGTGGCCTGAAAATGGAACTGATTGGAGTGACGATGAGGCCGAGACCAGCATGGACTGCGGGCTCCTGCAGGTCATGgcggaggaggacgaggagatcAACATTCACAACGAGGAGACTTTCGGCATGG ATGTAGACGTGCATTTGACCCCAAACGGGCCCAACAGCACCCTCCTCCAGTTTGGCGACCTGCCGCCTAGGCCTCCCACGCCGCCGTCCCCTGACCCCAAACCGCCGTCGTCTCACCGCTCGCCCTCTCCTCCCATACGCCTGCCCTATTACGTGCAACGTAACAGAGGGCGGGGCCAGAGGAGGGGGCTGGCACGGGGTTATATCTTCGAAGACCCCGCTGTGATGAGGATCGTGGAGGGCCAGCCGACCCTCAAG AGTCTGGATAGCGCCATCGTGGACTGTGGAAATGTCATGTTCCATCACACCTTTGAAGAc TTGACAGAACCATCATACAGGAAGACCCGAAGAGTCTCCAGTTCGATACTTCAG GACAGCGCCATAGTGTGCGTGATTGAGGGCCACGGAGGCCGAGGTCAGCACCTCAACTCCAACTTCCTGGATCACACGTCCTCCTTCGGGGACAGGAGAGGAGGGGAGCCGTGGGGGCCCTACTCGAGGCGGCAGTTTGGCCCCAGAGGCCCCTTGCAG GTTCCCATGTTGCCAGGTCTTCCTTTCTCCCGTCAGCCACTAACCCAGAGGCAGCACTTCAATCAG acagggGGATTTGGTTATCCCACAAACCTGTCGTGCCCCTCCACCCCGCGGCcactcactcccaaaatgatGCAGCTTCGTTTTGGCCCCAACTCGCCGAGGCCGTCCCCCTTCTACAGCCCATCATCTTATCCGGTGCAACATCTTAG ATACCCCGGCCCTGTCACCCAGCTCCACCCACAACATAAACGCGTACTTAACCAAAAACAGCGTCCATTCCAGAG aaaagtaGATGGTTGGGATCCTTACTGTAATCTGATGACGGCCAAGGAGAAGGAATGGATAATCCGTCTTCAAATGATCCAGCTGCAAAGTGAGAATCCCTACCTTGAGGATTACTACTATCAG gAGTACTACAGGCGAGTAGAAGCAAAGATGGCGGAGGAGGAGCTGGGCATCAGAAGCAAGCGGGAACCCCCCAAACTCACGACGCCTTACATCACAAAAACGGACGCTTACACACCAG TGGTGCACATCGAAGGCTCCCTGGGCCAAGTGGCGGTGTCCACTTGTTACTCTCCTCGCCGCGCCATCGGGGTTGTTCACGTGGTTCAAGCTCAGTGTCCACACGAG GAGGAAAAAGACACCAGGCGGCAACGATTGGAGCTTCTGAGTGAAATTGAAAGG CTGTTCATAGTTCTGTTAGAGGTGGAAGAGTCGGATCGGGTGAAAACCGCAGTCTTGTCCGAGCCTGACGAGAGGAAGTCGACGAAGAACCAAAGGAAAGTAGAGCAGATCTACTGCAGGATGCAGCATCATGATGCCCT AAATTCAGAAGGCGAGTTTCTTCCTTTCCTGGTGATCTCAAAAGGCAAAACTCTCCTCGCCCGCCTCTTGCCGTTCTTGATGCATGATTGCGCCATAAACATCCTGAGAATCGTCACCTCCAACCTCCCAACGCTGATGAGCAGAGACACGGAAGAG AGCCTCCCGGTGCTCTACCTTCCTCTTCGAAATGTGATCGGAGGCCTGACCTTCAGTCAGCTGATCGCCATCCTCAGAGTTCTGACCTCGTCGGAGACGCTGTCCACCAATGAGTGTCTCTCGCTGGTGTGCCAGAACAAG TTTGGTCTCTCGCTTCTTTATGCTCTGCTGTCCCACGGGGAGAAGTTGTTGTCCTCTGGCGTTCCTCTGGAACCCAGCATCGGGGACTTTGAGACATG GACGGACACAATATTCCAGGTGGCGGGGCAGCTTTCCCAGTGTTCGCTGGTGGAGCCGCTCCTCCTTCCTTCCAACCTGCTGACGCTCTTCTGCCGCTACCTGGACAAGCGCACGGTGCACCAGTTGAAAAGCAACATGGA gtCCGCGACGGGAGGCCTGGCGCTTCCGTCCTGA
- the LOC144005164 gene encoding transforming growth factor beta-1-induced transcript 1 protein-like isoform X1, with protein MEDLGVPETLNYPLSPRIVVFDALLADLESTGSPLARCPVLLTSDPPTHADPATQNPTEVRPPPPAYTPQQTVSAAMKSSQNSKPDKLYSTVCKSRSPRSADPPTLSPPAFSSSSLLGGGLSELDHLLQELNATQFNITDEILAQFPTSKDDKMKDKDSNISNSAKPSATSATLELDKLMASLSDFRVQSTPTLPVSPVITTTTPSTAAVAQQQQQPAVPSQASSGGSLDSMLGLLQSDLSRQGVQTSSKGNCSACQKPVVGQVVTALGKVWHPEHFVCTQCETELGSRNFFEKDGRPYCESDYFTLFSPHCAHCNKPILNKMVTALDKNWHPECFCCVKCSSTFGEEGFHDREGHQYCQQCFLTLFASRCQGCSQPILENYISALNSLWHPQCFVCRECYSPFVNGSFFEHEGKPLCEAHYHQSRGSVCQACQQPILGRCVTAMGAKFHPHHLVCHFCLKPLSKGCFKEQENKPYCHPCFIKLFG; from the exons ATGGAGGATTTGG GAGTGCCTGAGACACTTAACTACCCTCTCAGTCCTCGTATCGTTGTCTTTG ACGCCCTCCTCGCCGATTTGGAGAGCACCGGCTCCCCTCTGGCTCGTTGCCCGGTGCTCCTTACGTCAGATCCGCCGACACACGCCGATCCGGCCACGCAGAACCCGACCGAGGTTCGCCCGCCGCCACCCGCCTACACCCCACAGCAG ACGGTTTCTGCAGCCATGAAGTCGTCCCAGAATTCCAAACCAGATAAACTATACAG CACTGTGTGTAAATCACGCTCTCCCCGCTCAGCTGATCCCCCGACTCTTTCTCCCCcggccttctcctcctcctcgctgctCGGAGGAGGTCTGAGTGAACTGGACCATCTGTTACAGGAGCTCAACGCCACCCAGTTCAACATCACAG ATGAGATCCTGGCCCAGTTCCCCACTTCTAAAGATGACAAGATGAAGGACAAGGACTCCAACATCTCTAA CTCTGCAAAGCCTTCAGCAACATCCGCCACGCTGGAGTTGGACAAACTGATGGCATCTCTCTCTGACTTCCGTGTCCAAAGCACA CCGACTCTGCCTGTCAGCCCAGTGATCACGACAACAACACCATCAACCGCAGCGGTcgcacaacagcagcagcaaccgGCGGTCCCTTCACAGGCATCTTCGGGGGGCTCGTTGGACAGCATGCTGGGGCTCCTCCAATCCGACCTGAGCCGACAAGGGGTCCAAACGTCCTCCAAAGGGAACTGTTCGGCCTGTCAGAAGCCGGTCGTGGGTCAG GTGGTGACGGCGCTGGGCAAGGTGTGGCACCCCGAGCACTTTGTGTGCACGCAATGCGAGACAGAGTTGGGCAGCCGCAACTTCTTCGAGAAGGACGGGCGGCCGTACTGCGAATCGGACTACTTCACACTCTTCTCCCCTCACTGCGCGCACTGCAACAAGCCCATATTAAAT AAAATGGTGACTGCCTTGGACAAGAACTGGCACCCTGAGTGTTTCTGCTGCGTCAAGTGCAGCAGCACGTTTGGCGAGGAAG GCTTCCACGACCGCGAGGGCCATCAGTACTGCCAGCAGTGCTTCCTGACTTTGTTTGCCTCCCGATGTCAAGGCTGCAGCCAGCCCATCCTGGAAAACTACATCTCGGCCCTCAACTCCCTGTGGCACCCGCAGTGCTTCGTCTGCAGG GAGTGTTACAGCCCCTTCGTCAACGGCAGCTTCTTCGAGCACGAGGGCAAGCCGCTGTGCGAGGCCCACTACCACCAGTCGCGGGGCAGCGTGTGCCAGGCGTGCCAGCAGCCCATCCTTGGCCGCTGCGTCACCGCCATGGGGGCCAAGTTCCACCCCCATCACCTGGTGTGCCACTTCTGCCTCAAGCCGCTGAGCAAAGGCTGCTTCAAGGAGCAGGAGAACAAGCCCTACTGCCACCCGTGCTTCATCAAGCTCTTCGGCTGA